GGTCGGGCGAGATAGCGGCCGTCGAAACTTTACCGCGGCAATAACGCTCCGGCAATCTTCCCGTTTATCTCGGTGCATTTCGACAGGTTAACCTCGTCACGCGCCGCATTCGTCGTTACCCTCGGGTGGCCGTTTTGATTGGCATCATAATTACGTATATTCACCTCGTTCAACTATCAAAAATCGACAACAGCTTGATGGGTCGTTCGTTTCGAAACCAGAAGTCGAGGATGATTGTTTGTTCAAGTtatagggaggaaaaaaaacaaacaaacaaaaaagcttgCAATACATCAACACGTGCTTATTACatatgaatatttgaaaatcgggtacagatttgagcaaaaatgtgaagagaggaactgtagtactgcatgcgcaagtctggtgtggcggagaaatgtgttagaatagtacaggacatgaacgagggcagcagaacagcggggagatgtgtcagaagaatttaaggtggaggtgggactgcatcagggatccgcgctgagccccttcctgtttgcgggacgtaatggataggctgacagatgaggttagactggaatccccttggaccatgatgttcgcagatgatattgtgatctgcagtgaaatcagggagcaggtggaggaacaattagaaagatggaggcacgcaccggaaagaagaggaatgaagagtaGCCGAAGCAAAACGGAAtatttgtgcgtgaatgagaaaggcggagggggaagagtgaagcgatAATAATTTGGGATCTACAGTACGGAGCAATGGGAAGTccgggaaggaagtgaagaaacgggtccgagcggaacagttggcggaaggtgtccggtgttctatgtggcagaagagtctccgatgtgcggattagagacggtgaaggcactgaagaaacaaccgcaaacagacctggaggtggcagaaatgaagatgttgaggttctcgcttggatcggattagaaatgagctcattagagggacggccgaagttggatgttttggagacgaggttcgagagcgcagacttcgatggtttggacatgtccagaggcgagagagtgaggaaattggtaggaggacggtaaggatggagctaccggggaagagagcgagaggaagaccaaagagaaggttgatggatgtggtgagggaggacatgaggacagttcgggtgagagaggaagatgcatggaaaaagatgacacgccacggcgacccctaacgggacaacccgaaaggaaaagaagaagaaacattttAGCAAAAATCACGACACTCGATATCTGATTTGCTTTCCCGGGCTATATAAAATGGCATGGCTGGCCAGATgtgggcccccgggccttatgtttgacacctgtgacttcAAAAGAACAACGACACATTTCCCACACGGTTTTCACGCAAAGTTCctcatgatttgttttttttttttccccctccacccccaaccCGACGAATTCCCATCACGATCAAATTGCGTAGTTCTAACGGGGAAAACGTGCGCTGAAAACAGGTGCGGCAGCGCGTGAGCgaggaaagaaaaatggaggggGTGTGgccatcaataaaaaaaaaataataaatccatcTCGCTTAAGTAACGCGCACATCCCCGCCCGCCCTCAGCACTTCCTCCACATCGCACGGTAAGAGTGGCTCATTATCCAACTATCCTCGATATTTACTCATAAATGCCTAAACCTTGCGGCGCTGtgtgaaatactgtattatatttttttccaattctcgGTTCATAAAAGATGCACAACTATAGAATAAAACTCGGTATccaaggcataaaaaaaaaaaaaaaaaaaccttcctaaTACCAGTATCTTATAAATAAGGGTGGAAAATATTGAGGTAAAAAAATTTATCTTGTAGGGACGTTTCTGTCTGTCTGGGGCATCAGCAGCCACAAagttatccgtccatccattttcttagctgcttatcctcacaagggtcgcagggagtgctggagcctatcccagggcaggaggcggggtacaccctgaactggtcgccaggcaagcgcagggcacatggagacaaacagccgcactcgcaatcacacctacggtcaatttagagtgtccaattaatgttgcgtgttttcgggatgtgggaggaaaccggagtgcacacccggaggaaacccacgcaggcacggaggagaacatgcaaactccacgcaggcgggtctgggattgaacccgggacctcagaactgcgaggccaacgctttaccagctgaggcactgtGCCACCTGCCACAAAgttatttgcacaaaaaaaggcGTCGTATCTggcgtggggtcgattcccgctcagtgattgactggcgaccagtccggggcgCTGGTCTGCCATTCGCCCGAAACTAGCTGTGTTatgctccggctctcccgtccgtgacccttatgaggataagcggctgaaataatggatggatgatgttgtaatttatcctcacaaggggtgcgGGTAAGAAgtagggtagaccctgaactggtcgccagacaatcgcagggcgcatataaataaacaaaccatCGGGACTCGTGTTCACAACTccaatttcaacttttttgatTTCTACATTATTTATGAATTTACATGCTAGAAATTATGTTTGTGTACCTAATCTCGTAAATCTAAATCAGTCTTCGTCATGGCTGTGACCAATCAACCGGGCAGATACCCTCCCTCCGACTTCCAGACCGGGCTGTGCGACTTCTGTGACGATTGTGGAACATGTAAGTTctctaatttttacatttttttaaaaaaaaagctgctgcaTCATCGCGCATATCTGGTCCGTTGTTTCTTTGTCATGTCACATCGGTGACGAATGTGGAACTTGAAAGTTCTCTTTGCGCACTCGGTTGAACCTACAATcggcaataaaaataaagaaataaaagcaaaCGATAAAGAAATCAAAGTATATTGCATAAAGCAATATAACCCACATGGCAACAAAAtgtgccaataaaaaaaatatgattagtATCACTCGGCACTAGCTGGGCGATACGGCCTCAAAACCAAAGgctaattttttgttgttgttgttattgaaacGTGCAGGTATCTAATAATTTGGCCACaacgaaaaatggaaataatataaataaaaaaaataaaataaaaatacttgaaaaaaatgctttgttaaAAACGTCATGCCACAATCATGAAAGACTCTTGATTGTCTTCAGTATTTGGACAAAACGAATAAAAATAATGGTTACATACTCACCAGAGATAgagattattgttattattaataaatgtatttacgAGGAGTTCTCCCGATTTGCATCTTTATCCTGCCGAGCTGTGCCGATCGCAACAGACGTGTTTTGATCTTTGAAAATTTTGTTCTGACCGACCAATCAGAGAACGGGGAAATGCTGACATCACCGTCAACCAGAACTTTCCCTAGAAAGACAAATTAGTGACGTTATAAAACGTCGAACACTGTTTCACTTGTAGTACTACACAGTTTTTTCCTCACTATTAACATTactagtgtgcagaaatgtcagCGTACGATAGTGGAAGTTGTACTACTGCACAGATATCTCCAAAATGCATAAAATACTTGGCTTCATAAACAAATCTCATTGAGAGTGTGTACAGGCGTACCTCACGGCGCGATCTCCATCCCCTTCACCTTCCGTCCGCAGGCTGCTACGGCCTGTGGTGCTTCCCGTGCCTGAGCTGCACCGTTGCCAGCGACATGGACGAGTGCTGCCTGTGCGGCCTGAGCATGGCCATCCGCAGCGTCTACCGGACCCGATACAACATCAACGTACGTGCGTGCGCCCGATCCGCCGTCGCCACGGTCTCCAACTTCGCAGCGTTTCAGCagttgctttttatttatttattattattattattttttttaaagggagcCCAACGGCAAAATTAACAACGAACGGACCGATACATTTCCAAGGACCTCCATTTCggtgcctttctgtgactcttgaGGCTTCAAACTGGACGTTCCGGAGACGAAAATGGCCGCTGAATTATGTCACTGGGTCATCAGCAGGTTGAAGAAGCGTTCCAGAGatactggaagagtcacagaaaggcacagAAGTCCTTGAAAATTTTCACAGATCAAACAACTCTTCCGACTTTTGGTCCGCTGAAGACACACAATCGGTTAGGCTAACACACGGAAATTCtcttcaattacatttttttccccagaaacaTATTGGagtcaaaattttcttcaatgcGTTATGGAAAAAAACTGCTCCATTGAAGTTTGTTTataatccgtccattttcctaaccgcttatcctcacgattgtcgcggggagtgctggagcctatcggagctgtcaacgggcaggagccggcaggggtacaccctgaactggtcgccagccaatcgcagggcacgtcgagacaaacagccacaatcacaatcacacctacgggcaatttagagtgtccaattcatgttgggtgctttttgggttgtgggagaaaacccacgcaggcacgggggagaacgtgcaaactccacatgggcggggccgggatcgaaaccaggtccttagaactgtgaggcc
This DNA window, taken from Syngnathoides biaculeatus isolate LvHL_M chromosome 17, ASM1980259v1, whole genome shotgun sequence, encodes the following:
- the LOC133490864 gene encoding placenta-specific gene 8 protein-like yields the protein MAVTNQPGRYPPSDFQTGLCDFCDDCGTCCYGLWCFPCLSCTVASDMDECCLCGLSMAIRSVYRTRYNINGSLCSDFMANSCCLVCTTCQLKRDIDRRKEQGIF